Proteins encoded by one window of Rutidosis leptorrhynchoides isolate AG116_Rl617_1_P2 chromosome 7, CSIRO_AGI_Rlap_v1, whole genome shotgun sequence:
- the LOC139858742 gene encoding GEM-like protein 6 has translation MDQMLSQCVVGVPIKSTRGLLTSNPHNEHHYPVAANPSKNKGRLGPKLIEIMKHKLTNGTKIIQFGSQSKIFRKNFSTNDGEKLLQASQCNLYTTAGAIAGLLFVSTERVSFLSIKSIELYASTGKLLKFQYKVSIPLGKIRGVQESINVKRLSNNYIELVTVDDFSFWFTGFKSCKKMLGYLHRAIGVNVEF, from the exons ATGGATCAAATGTTATCTCAATGTGTTGTTGGAGTTCCAATTAAATCAACAAGGGGACTATTAACATCTAACCCTCATAACGAACACCATTACCCTGTAGCGGCAAATCCATCTAAGAATAAAG GGAGATTAGGACCGAAACTAATTGAAATCATGAAACACAAGTTGACTAACGGAACCAAAATCATTCAGTTTGGTAGCCAAAGTAAAATCTTTAGGAAAAACTTTAGTACGAACGATGGTGAGAAACTATTGCAGGCTTCGCAATGCAACTTATACACTACGGCCGGTGCAATTGCAGGCCTTCTTTTTGTGTCTACCGAAAGAGTTTCATTTTTAAGTATCAAGTCCATTGAATTGTATGCCTCAACAGGCAAGCTGTTAAAGTTCCAATATAAG GTGTCGATCCCTTTAGGAAAGATAAGAGGAGTACAAGAAAGCATCAACGTGAAAAGGTTGTCTAACAACTACATTGAGCTAGTGACCGTCGATGATTTCAGCTTTTGGTTTACGGGATTTAAAAGTTGCAAAAAAATGCTGGGATACCTCCATCGTGCAATCGGAGTTAACGTTGAGTTTTGA
- the LOC139858058 gene encoding uncharacterized protein, whose protein sequence is MCSINDRLRDDELRSILIKLESDKDKEIFSLVCKKWLYLQSTERKKLCARAGPHMLRKMAARFTRLIDLDLSQSASRSFYPGVTDSDLSVIASGFTALRVLNLQNCKGITDVGMAAVGSGLSSLQSLDVSYCRKLTDKGLSAVTEGCPDLRTLHLPGCRFITDTLLESLSKNCHKLEELGLQGCTNITDNGLTALVNGCKHIKHLDINKCTNIGDIGISIVAETCSTSLRTLKLLDCYKLGDKSIFAVTRLCKNLETLVIGGCRDITSESISSLADVSQSLGILRMDWCLNVSDASLNRILSQCTSLKVLDIGCCEEVTDGAFNAFGKEGFGSDLKVLKVSNCPKITVSGLRMILEGCKSLEYLDVRSCSNVTKAGCDEAGLRFPEFCKVNYTGSLVEPDVLI, encoded by the exons ATGTGCAGCATCAACGATCGATTACGAGACGATGAACTCCGTTCGATTTTGATCAAATTAGAATCTGATAAAGATAAAGAAATTTTTAGCCTTGTTTGCAAAAAATGGCTTTATCTTCAAAGCACTGAACGTAAGAAACTTTGTGCACGTGCCGGTCCACACATGCTTCGTAAAATGGCTGCACGGTTTACTCGATTAATTGACCTTGATTTATCTCAATCTGCATCACGTTCGTTTTATCCTGGTGTTACTGATTCAGATCTATCTGTTATTGCTTCTGGTTTCACTGCTTTGCGTGTGCTCAACCTTCAAAATTGCAAAG GCATAACTGATGTTGGAATGGCAGCCGTTGGATCTGGTCTTTCGTCTCTACAATCATTAGACGTTTCATATTGTAGGAAGCTAACCGACAAGGGACTATCAGCTGTTACCGAAGGATGTCCCGACCTAAGAACCTTGCATCTTCCCGGTTGCCGCTTCATTACAGACACACTACTCGAATCTCTCTCCAAAAACTGCCATAAATTAGAAGAATTAGGTTTGCAAGGCTGCACCAACATAACCGACAACGGACTAACCGCTTTAGTTAACGGATGTAAACACATAAAGCATCTAGACATAAACAAGTGTACCAATATCGGAGATATCGGAATTTCAATCGTTGCAGAAACTTGTTCAACTTCTTTACGGACATTAAAGTTGCTCGATTGTTATAAACTCGGAGACAAATCTATATTCGCCGTAACTCGCCTCTGCAAAAATCTCGAGACTTTAGTTATCGGAGGGTGTCGGGATATAACTAGTGAATCTATAAGCTCGTTAGCGGATGTTTCGCAAAGCCTCGGGATTTTACGGATGGATTGGTGTTTAAACGTTTCGGATGCATCGTTAAATCGCATACTTTCGCAATGCACGTCATTAAAGGTTCTTGATATCGGTTGTTGTGAAGAGGTGACGGATGGTGCGTTTAATGCGTTTGGAAAGGAGGGTTTCGGATCGGATCTGAAGGTTTTGAAAGTTAGTAATTGTCCGAAGATTACGGTGTCGGGATTACGCATGATTTTGGAGGGTTGTAAGTCACTTGAATACCTTGACGTGAGGTCATGTTCGAATGTTACGAAAGCGGGATGTGATGAAGCTGGATTGAGATTTCCGGAATTTTGTAAGGTGAATTACACTGGGAGTTTAGTTGAGCCTGATGTCTTAATTTGA